Below is a window of Halarcobacter anaerophilus DNA.
ATTAGAAGCATTAGAATAAAAGAACCGCCTAAATAAAGGGTAAAAAATCTTATAAAAGTTCTTTTTTCACTATAAGTTAAATCTTTGATATAAATCCTTTTTTATTTGGATTATATCATAAAATTTTTCCATAGATTTTACACAAAGTTATACTATACTTAAGATTATGAAAATATTACTTTTAGAAGACGACACTTTATTAAATGAAATTATTGTAGAGTTTTTAGAAGAGCTTGATTATGAAGTTATAACGACTTTTGACGGTCAAGAGGCTTTGGAAACAATTTACGAAGATAAGTTCGATTTGCTTATTTTAGATGTAAATGTACCTAGTCTAAACGGTTTTGAGCTTTTAAAAGAACTTAAGTCAAACTCTATAAATATTCCTTGTATTTATATTACCTCTTTGCATACTTCAAAAGATATGGAAGACGGATTTAAAGCAGGGGCTGATGATTATATTAAAAAACCTTTTCATTTAAGTGAGTTAAAACTAAGAATAAACAATATAAAAAGATTAAGACAGATAGAAGCAAACGGTATAATAAAACTTGCCGATGCAATTTTTTACGATAATGATGAAAAAATTTTAAAAGTTAATGATAAAGAGAGTCATCTTTCAAAAACAGAGGCAAAAGTCTTTGAGTATTTTATAAAAAACAGAAATAAATCTATATCTATAGAAGAGATCTCTTTAAATAACTGGCTTTATGATGAAGTTCCTACTGCAACAACTATTAGAACATATATAAAAAATTTACGAAAAATTTTGGGCAAAGACAGGATTATTACTTCTAAAGGAATAGGTTACAGGCTTAATCTTTAAATTTTAGTTTAAAAGTTGTTCCTTTTGTCTCTTGGGATTCTACTTCTATTTCTATATTATAAGTTTTGCAAATATGATATACGATATTAAGACCTATACCGAATCCTCCTTGCTCTTTTGTTCCTCTATAGTATCGATTAAAGATATCTTTTAATCTATCTTTTTTTATTCCTATTCCTCCATCTTCAATTATAAGTGTGGAGTCTTTTAGCGTTATATTGATAAAACCTCCGATTTTATTATATTTTATAGCATTTGATATTAGATTGTTAAAGAGTCTTGAAAAATTTTCTTTATCTATTTTAAAAGTAGTAGGTTCCAGCTTTGAGTTGATTGTTAATCTCTTTTTTTGTGAAAAAGATTGAAAATATTCAAGTTGTTGTTCTATTATCTTATCAAGCTGCAGTTCTTCGATATGGGGTTTATTATTGCTGTCTTGTAAAAAAAGATAGACTAAATCTTTGTAAATTTCCGAAATTCTTTTTGCGCTTAAATTAATTCTTTGAAGATTTTTTTGAGTTAAAGGTGCATCTTTTCCCGTACTCATTAAAATAGCCGTTATGGGAGTATTTAACTCATGGGTAGTATCTTTTATAAAGTTATTGAGTTTTTTTCTTTCATTTATAATAGGGCTTATAAAAAGACTTGCCAGATAGTAACCTATTACTGCAATAGTAGAATAAATCAAAAAGAAATAGAAAATGAGTTTTTCCGTTAGTTTTGTGATTATATCATGGTAGATATTCTCTTTTATTACAATATGATATACTCCTAAATGCCCCCTTGGCGTACTGTCTACTAGAACAAAACTGTCATCTATCTTTTGCAGTTTTTTTGACAAATCAATTCTATTTTTTATATTTCCTATTAATTTTCTATGCTCTTTATCAAATAAAGCATAATCATATTTTATAAAATTTGCCATTTTTGCAGTATTTATTGAAAGCCCTGCCATATGAGCGTAAATTATTGCAGAAGAGACTTTTGAAGCCACATTTTGCATATTTGAGGTTATTAACTCATATTGTGATCTTGATTCCATTTTATAAAAAAGAAGAAATATTATGGTTAATAAAATAAAAGAAGAACCTAAATAGAGTCCTAAAAATTTGCTAAAGGTGATTCTCTCACTTCTTGTTAAATCGATAACCGACTCCTTTTATAGTTTCAATAAACTCTTCTCCTAAAACTTTTCTGATATTTTTTATATAAGTTCTAATAGTAGATGAGGTAGGCGAAGTCTCATAACTCCAGATATTTGAGCTTAGTTCATCTTGGGAAATACATCTGTTTGCATTGTTTATAAGATATTTGAGAATCTGAGCCTCTTTTAAAGGAAGTTTTGTTTTTATTGAATTATTGTTTATATAATTGAGTTTTGAATTAAATTTTATATCTTTTGAAATCTCTATCTCTTCATCTTCTAAATGAAGAAGTCTTTTTATATTGTTTATTCTAAGTTCTAACTCTTTTAATTCAAAAGGTTTTTTCAAATAATCATCTGCTCCGCTTTTAAAGCCCTCTTCAACATCTTCAACCGAGTTTAAAGAGGTAATAAAAATAGCAGGAGTGGTTATCTCATTATCCCTTAGATTTTTTAAAAATTCAAAACCCGTAAGTGTAGGTACGTTTACGTCTAAAATCAGCAAATCAAAAGGGTTTTCATATATAATCTCACTTGCCTGCATTCCGTCAAATACGCAGGTGACCTCATATCCTAGTTCTTGAAGGAACTCTTCAATTATCTCATTTAGTATTAAATCATCTTCTAAAAGCAATATTTTCATAAAAGTAAGTATATCACACAAAAGAATAAATAGTCCCCACAAACGCTACACAAAAACTTAACAAAAGATTATTAGAATAAAGGTACAAAAATAATCAAAAGGAGTATTAAATGAAGCTATTTGGAAAAATGCTTTTAACAACGATTTTAGGGGCTGGTTTAGCTTATGCGGCACCTTATAAACTGGATAATTCACACACTGAGGTAGGTTTTTCGGTAAAACACCTGATGATATCAAACGTAAAAGGTAAATTCAAAGATTTTGGTGCAACTATAGATTTTGATGCGAAAACAAACACTTTTAAAACTTTTGAGGCTACTGTGGATGCAAAAACCATTGATACTGCAAATGTAAAAAGAGATGACCATTTAAAATCTGCAGACTTTTTTTATGCAGAAAAGTTTCCTACAATAACATTTAAAATGAAATCTTATAAAGCTGACGATGATGACGAAGGCGTTATGATCGGTGATTTAACTATGAGAGGGGTTACAAAAGAGGTAAAACTTGAAGTAGAAGATTTAGCAAAAGGAAAAGGTTTTAAAGGAGAAAACAGAGTAGGGTTCTCTTTAGAAGGAAAAGTAAATAGAATGGATTACGGTTTGAAATGGAACAAAGCTTTAGAGTTCGGTGGAGTTGCCGTAGGTGAAGAGGTTAAACTGCTTATTGAAGTTGAAGCTATAGAGCAGTAAAACTTACTTTATAACAGATTTTTCCCGCAAGATTTCTGTAGCAGGTTTTTTGTATAAAAGTGT
It encodes the following:
- a CDS encoding response regulator transcription factor; its protein translation is MKILLLEDDTLLNEIIVEFLEELDYEVITTFDGQEALETIYEDKFDLLILDVNVPSLNGFELLKELKSNSINIPCIYITSLHTSKDMEDGFKAGADDYIKKPFHLSELKLRINNIKRLRQIEANGIIKLADAIFYDNDEKILKVNDKESHLSKTEAKVFEYFIKNRNKSISIEEISLNNWLYDEVPTATTIRTYIKNLRKILGKDRIITSKGIGYRLNL
- a CDS encoding sensor histidine kinase, whose translation is MQNVASKVSSAIIYAHMAGLSINTAKMANFIKYDYALFDKEHRKLIGNIKNRIDLSKKLQKIDDSFVLVDSTPRGHLGVYHIVIKENIYHDIITKLTEKLIFYFFLIYSTIAVIGYYLASLFISPIINERKKLNNFIKDTTHELNTPITAILMSTGKDAPLTQKNLQRINLSAKRISEIYKDLVYLFLQDSNNKPHIEELQLDKIIEQQLEYFQSFSQKKRLTINSKLEPTTFKIDKENFSRLFNNLISNAIKYNKIGGFINITLKDSTLIIEDGGIGIKKDRLKDIFNRYYRGTKEQGGFGIGLNIVYHICKTYNIEIEVESQETKGTTFKLKFKD
- a CDS encoding response regulator transcription factor, which translates into the protein MKILLLEDDLILNEIIEEFLQELGYEVTCVFDGMQASEIIYENPFDLLILDVNVPTLTGFEFLKNLRDNEITTPAIFITSLNSVEDVEEGFKSGADDYLKKPFELKELELRINNIKRLLHLEDEEIEISKDIKFNSKLNYINNNSIKTKLPLKEAQILKYLINNANRCISQDELSSNIWSYETSPTSSTIRTYIKNIRKVLGEEFIETIKGVGYRFNKK
- a CDS encoding YceI family protein yields the protein MKLFGKMLLTTILGAGLAYAAPYKLDNSHTEVGFSVKHLMISNVKGKFKDFGATIDFDAKTNTFKTFEATVDAKTIDTANVKRDDHLKSADFFYAEKFPTITFKMKSYKADDDDEGVMIGDLTMRGVTKEVKLEVEDLAKGKGFKGENRVGFSLEGKVNRMDYGLKWNKALEFGGVAVGEEVKLLIEVEAIEQ